The following proteins come from a genomic window of Maylandia zebra isolate NMK-2024a linkage group LG22, Mzebra_GT3a, whole genome shotgun sequence:
- the LOC112430153 gene encoding uncharacterized protein LOC112430153 — MKSTDYKKLRSTGSMLLKAKLGGVQKFVRVSEPSLKEFLIAAFAKFGAPAVTEGVKVFDSSGTELDEDVFEDIVTDPSTGVLTIKYETGLETSVAEVSPERFQLSSPHSSDSQDMVILSDSPLRKRQKLDAEAKQLVESILTSKPGGERIINEYNRTKSLVDETRRKMVNILVADMTEKNGTSPPRQVKEMYARGIVTFFPYLSDPYSKNGYEHYYDGEKEHYYDGESGTGYLAWRIKTIQRCTAKERRLTSGAPGDGSSGEDQCGGPTVRRELQFVTENVLSEDECKEAIALMKHSADEDTVKKKMKLTFVYRHNMVLDPLLSSNILSVFPRFKDIKGLIEQDFVLMFGEDVSGRLLERWPTTFKRKIIQQGRKLPSTSDLEELLLAADSPEDATEVNADIGWDSDLAAILLLLHLIPPSGQGRKRPGKVSASQAERHLVVFKKTGTNIQEHLDAITTSTQPYLLPVGVKKHDIHQFFIILDKNAIPCKSTSSLGAFDELFKAHFVFSTSYNTMLHNMYTFIQTTVYNIDVGKIKESPRVAEIRTRLLR; from the exons ATGAAGAGCACTGACTATAAGAAATTACGGTCTACAGGAAGCATGCTGCTTAAAGCAAAACTCGGAGGTGTGCAGAAATTCGTTAGAGTATCTGAGCCAAGCCTTAAGGAGTTTTTGATTGCCG CATTTGCAAAGTTTGGTGCGCCAGCCGTAACAGAAGGAGTGAAAGTTTTTGATAGTTCAGGGACTGAGTTGGATGAGGATGTTTTTGAGGATATAGTAACAGATCCCTCAACCGGGGTACTAACCATCAAATATGAAACAG GTCTGGAAACATCTGTTGCAGAAGTGTCTCCTGAGCGGTTCCAGTTATCATCGCCACATTCATCAGATTCACAGGATATGGTCATCCTTTCAGACAGCCCTTTGAGGAAACGTCAGAAGCTGGATGCAGAAGCTAAGCAA TTGGTGGAATCCATTCTCACAAGCAAACCTGGTGGAGAACGTATAATAAATGAGTACAATCGGACCAAGTCCCTGGTGGATGAAACCAGAAGAAAAATGGTCAACATACTGGTAGCTgacatgacagaaaaaaatgg TACATCACCACCACGGCAGGTAAAAGAAATGTATGCCAGAGGAATTGTAACCTTTTTCCCTTACCTCAGTGACCCGTACTCAAAAAATGGCTAT GAACATTATTATGATGGCGAGAAGGAACATTATTATGATGGCGAGAGTGGCACTGGGTACTTGGCCTGGAGGATTAAAACCATACAGAGATGCACTGCTAAAGAGAGGCGATTAACATCTGGAG CACCAGGAGATGGATCATCGGGTGAAGATCAGTGTGGTGGACCAACTGTCAGACGAGAGTTGCAGTTTGTTACAGAGAACGTGCTGAGTGAGGATGAGTGCAAGGAAGCAATCGCTCTGATGAAACATTCAGCTGATGAAGACACAgtcaagaagaagatgaagtTGACATTTGTTTATCGACACAACATGGTCCTTGACCCCCTGCTGTCAAGCAACATACTGTCTGTGTTTCCACGTTTCAAAGATATCAAAGGCTTG ATCGAACAGGATTTTGTACTGATGTTTGGTGAAGATGTATCAGGCAGGTTGCTGGAGAGGTGGCCAACAACATTCAAAAGAAAGATTATCCAACAAGGCAGGAAGCTTCCTTCTACCAGTGACCTGGAAGAACTCTTGCTGGCAGCTGACTCTCCTGAGGATGCCACTGAAGTTAATGCTGACATTG gcTGGGACAGTGACCTCGCAGCGATTCTATTGCTATTACATTTGATTCCACCATCTGGTCAGGGTCGGAAGAGACCAGGAAAGGTGTCAGCTTCTCAAGCAGAAAGGCATCTTGTGGTCTTCAAGaag ACTGGAACAAATATCCAAGAGCACCTTGATGCCATCACTACCAGCACTCAACCCTACCTCCTGCCTGTTGGGGTGAAAAAGCATGACATCCACCAGTTCTTCATTATTCTTGACAAGAATGCCATACCATGCAAGTCTACCTCTTCACTTGGTGCTTTTGATGAACTGTTTAAAGCACATTTTGTGTTTAGCACATCTTACAACACCATGCTTCACAACATGTACACGTTCATCCAAACCACAGTGTACAATATAGATGTTGGCAAAATCAAAGAAAGTCCCAGAGTTGCTGAAATAAGGACAAGGTTGCTTCGTTAG